The following are from one region of the Primulina eburnea isolate SZY01 chromosome 17, ASM2296580v1, whole genome shotgun sequence genome:
- the LOC140817819 gene encoding uncharacterized protein: MERCLKKMGRKNGSQERERLTRPQDAMKDPLEATLTTELKEDDMDEERAEIMAYFNANRPWRKPIRMRFEDLGDRRDLTPPKSSIEEPPTLELKPLPLHLKYVYLGENNNLPFIISAALTDAMEGELLKVLKDHKKAFAWKVADIKGISPSICMHKILMEDKYSPLVQPQRRLNPKMQEVVKAETIKLLDAKFELSVEEMRDESGAELGEVPLHGSRGYCAREKYLEQGIELDKAKVEVIKNLPPSASINGVRSFQGHVGFYRRFIRDFSKIAKPLSSLLMKDVPFDFNSDCQQAYENLKERLRCVVEEEMRLILNHRHDHQEGGHFRPTRTASKVLECGFYWPTLFKDERSFVLSCDRCQRTCNIFNRHEMPLNNIIECEVFDVWGIDFMGPFPTSSTKKYILVAVDYASKWVEAESYATNDPQVVLKLLKKNFFNRFGTPRAIISGQGEVSNRENKRILEKVVGINRKEWSLRLDDALWAYRSSFKTPIGTTPYRILFGKACHLPVVLEH, translated from the exons ATGGAAAGGTGCTTGAAAAAGATGGGAAGGAAGAATGGGAGCCAAGAGAGGGAGCGACTGACACGTCCacag GATGCTATGAAGGACCCATTGGAagccactctcactactgaatTGAAGGAGGATGACATGGACGAAGAAAGAGCAGAAATAATGGCATATTTTAATGCCAACCGTCCATGGAGGAAGCCAATAAGAATGAGATTTGAGGATTTGGGAGACCGAAGAGACTTAACTCCTCCGAAGTCAAGCATTGAGGAACCACCAACACTTGAGCTCAAGCCACTACCTCTGCACCTAAAGTACGTATacctaggtgagaataacaaTTTACCtttcattatttctgctgctttgacagatgcaATGGAGGGAGAACTGCTGAAAGTTCTTAAAGATCACAAGAAGGCGTTTGCCTGGAAGGTGGCAGACATCAAAGGAATAAGTCCATcaatctgcatgcacaaaatcctGATGGAGGATAAGTATTCACCCCTTGTGCAACCACAGAGacgactcaatccaaagatgcaagaggtggtGAAGGCTGAAACTATCAAGCTTCTCGATGCAA AATTTGAACTCAGTGTTGAGGAGATGCGGGACGAATCTGGTgctgaattgggagaagtgccACTTCATGGTTCAAGAGGGTATTGTGCTAGGGAAAAATATTTGGAACAAGGGATTGAATTGGACAAAGCTAAAGTGGAAGTCATCAAGAACCTACCACCATCGGCTTCAATAAacggagttagaagttttcaaGGACATGTCGGGTTCTATCGGCGTTTCATTagagatttttcaaaaattgcaaaGCCTCTATCGTCCTTACTCATGAAAGATGTACCATTTGACTTTAACTCTGATTGCCAGCAGGCATATGAGAACCTGAAGGAACGCTTG AGATGTGTGGTGGAAGAAGAGATGAGATTGATTCTCAATCATCGTCATGACCACCAGGAAGGTGGTCATTTTAGACCCACACGaacggcatccaaggtactcgaatgtggcttttattggccaactctatTTAAAGATGAACGTTCATTTGTCCTCtcttgtgatagatgccaacgcacaTGTAACATTTTTAATcgtcatgagatgcctttaaataatattatcGAGTGCGAAGTTTTTGATGTCTGGgggatagatttcatgggaccgtttccaACCTCTTCcacgaaaaaatacattttggttGCGGTTGACTATGCTTCCAAATGGGTAGAGGCAGAATCATATGCCACAAATGATCCTCAAGTGGTGCTGAAATTATTAAAGAAAAACTTTTTCAACAGATTTGGAACACCTCGAGCGATCATTAGTGGTCAAGGTGAGGTGTCGAATCGCGAGAACAAGAGGATTCTGGAGAAGGTTGTGGGGATAAATCGAAAGGAATGGTCGTTGAGGTTAGATGACGCGCTTTGGGCATATAGGAGTTCTTTTAAGACACCTATAGGGACGACACCATATAGGATACTTTTTGGAAAGGCGTGTCATTTACCTGTTGTGTTAGAACATTGA